In the genome of Deinococcus sp. YIM 134068, one region contains:
- a CDS encoding DUF1999 domain-containing protein → MRYRTFAEPDYEALQALDLAAQRQLDPRSDALPDREREGRLSTSLPALKFYERSEHSFVAQGDSGALAGAIFAQHVWQGDRPIVLVRSVLLAPEAPAGTAAGLLHATVKSAYDTAVYEVHFPVTPALEAAATEEGAHVSGRYAVRHLGTRAETAPGERLSAGREGGA, encoded by the coding sequence TCGCCGAACCCGACTACGAGGCGCTGCAAGCCCTCGACCTCGCCGCACAGCGCCAGCTCGACCCGCGTTCTGACGCCCTCCCCGACCGCGAGCGCGAGGGCCGCCTGAGCACCAGCCTCCCCGCCCTGAAGTTCTACGAGCGCAGCGAGCATTCCTTCGTGGCGCAGGGCGACTCGGGGGCGCTGGCGGGGGCCATCTTCGCCCAGCATGTGTGGCAGGGGGACCGCCCCATCGTGCTCGTGCGCTCGGTGCTGCTCGCGCCGGAGGCCCCGGCGGGGACGGCGGCGGGGTTGCTGCACGCCACGGTCAAGAGCGCCTACGACACCGCCGTGTACGAGGTCCACTTTCCCGTCACGCCCGCGCTGGAGGCCGCCGCCACCGAGGAGGGCGCGCACGTCAGCGGGCGCTACGCGGTGCGGCACCTGGGCACACGGGCGGAGACGGCCCCCGGAGAGCGGCTGAGCGCGGGCCGGGAGGGAGGCGCATAA
- a CDS encoding heavy-metal-associated domain-containing protein: MTKPTRILLGVRGMNREAGERVAAHLLALPGVSRATPDDGQIEVHYDPSQHTVMDLVRAVRTQGFLAGML, translated from the coding sequence ATGACGAAGCCCACCCGCATCCTGCTCGGCGTTCGCGGCATGAACCGCGAGGCCGGGGAGCGTGTCGCCGCCCACCTGCTCGCTCTGCCCGGCGTCAGCCGCGCGACCCCCGACGACGGCCAGATCGAGGTTCACTACGACCCCAGCCAGCACACCGTCATGGACCTCGTGCGCGCCGTCCGCACACAGGGCTTCCTGGCGGGGATGCTCTAG